One Candidatus Afararchaeum irisae genomic window carries:
- the moaC gene encoding cyclic pyranopterin monophosphate synthase MoaC → MMTEFTHIEDDRARMVDISDKEEIDRVSVARGRIDLQTETVEAIREGEVEKGNVVSVARVAGIQAVKRTWDNIPMCHQIPITGVTVDFEFDDDGIQSVVEVTTTGKTGVEMEALSGVSASLLTVWDMVKSAEKDDEGQYPDTAINDVRVEEKIKKT, encoded by the coding sequence ATTATGACTGAGTTCACACATATAGAGGACGACAGAGCACGTATGGTAGACATCTCCGACAAGGAGGAGATCGACAGGGTATCGGTCGCGAGAGGACGTATAGACCTACAGACAGAGACAGTCGAGGCGATACGTGAGGGCGAAGTAGAGAAGGGCAACGTCGTGTCTGTCGCACGTGTCGCGGGGATTCAGGCTGTCAAGAGGACGTGGGACAACATACCCATGTGCCACCAGATCCCCATAACGGGTGTTACTGTCGACTTCGAGTTCGACGACGATGGGATTCAGTCAGTCGTCGAGGTCACGACGACGGGGAAGACGGGCGTCGAGATGGAGGCTCTGAGCGGAGTCTCGGCGTCGCTCCTCACAGTCTGGGACATGGTCAAGAGCGCCGAGAAGGACGACGAGGGTCAGTACCCTGACACCGCGATAAACGACGTGCGTGTTGAGGAGAAGATCAAGAAGACCTGA
- a CDS encoding lysylphosphatidylglycerol synthase transmembrane domain-containing protein, whose protein sequence is MEFVRQWTSRRGLFAVAGTALALGGLLVAFGDADFDDVVEGAVSADPLLFGVGVCVYAVSWLFRGRRYSDILGSMGHTDGLRLLTMAVLASQTVNLVLPARGGDPVRAYILKSRSDVPYTTGAASLVVERGFDLAAVLGISVVSASLLHLSGVRVTQRLPFGGQTALGVAAGTVGVGIGVALVYRRLPRLTLRGRLSSVFETLGDFVSDVLCVAGQPRSLVYVGVGTTAVWLLDVLTGVAVVYAVGVPLDPLTALLLGSLAVSVGNLAKVLPLSQGGVGLYEGGFTAVFVALSTVEPSVALAAAALDHLLKNAVTLIGGGIAFPSLGVSSTHEEPEVF, encoded by the coding sequence ATGGAGTTCGTGAGACAGTGGACGTCGAGACGCGGTCTGTTCGCAGTCGCGGGTACAGCTTTAGCCCTCGGCGGTCTCCTCGTAGCCTTTGGAGACGCCGACTTCGACGACGTGGTCGAAGGAGCCGTGTCTGCCGACCCTCTTCTCTTCGGGGTCGGCGTCTGTGTCTATGCAGTCTCGTGGCTCTTCCGTGGGAGACGTTACTCCGACATACTCGGTTCAATGGGACACACAGACGGTCTCAGGCTTCTCACGATGGCGGTACTCGCTAGCCAGACTGTTAACCTCGTGCTCCCGGCGAGGGGCGGCGACCCCGTGCGTGCCTACATACTCAAGTCGAGATCCGACGTCCCGTACACTACGGGTGCGGCGTCGCTCGTCGTCGAGAGAGGCTTCGACTTAGCCGCTGTACTCGGAATATCCGTGGTCTCGGCGTCTCTTCTACATCTGAGCGGAGTCCGTGTGACACAGCGGCTCCCCTTTGGAGGTCAGACAGCTTTAGGCGTAGCAGCGGGAACTGTTGGAGTCGGGATCGGAGTAGCACTGGTATACAGACGTCTCCCGCGTCTGACTCTTCGAGGAAGACTGTCTTCGGTCTTCGAGACCCTGGGTGACTTCGTCTCAGACGTACTCTGTGTCGCGGGACAGCCGAGGAGCCTCGTCTATGTCGGAGTCGGAACCACGGCGGTCTGGCTCCTCGACGTCCTCACGGGTGTAGCTGTCGTCTACGCCGTCGGGGTTCCACTCGATCCCCTGACGGCTCTTCTTCTCGGAAGTCTAGCCGTGAGCGTCGGTAACCTAGCCAAGGTACTCCCACTCTCACAGGGGGGCGTCGGACTCTACGAGGGTGGCTTCACCGCTGTCTTCGTGGCTCTCTCAACAGTCGAGCCGTCAGTCGCACTCGCCGCGGCGGCACTCGACCATCTCCTCAAGAACGCCGTGACTCTCATCGGCGGCGGTATCGCGTTCCCGTCGCTTGGGGTCTCCTCAACTCACGAAGAACCCGAAGTCTTTTAG
- a CDS encoding ArsR family transcriptional regulator produces MEDSKTTTTREKIIRILRREPATADAISDELDIPASQVYDHLEHIRKSLRSTDETLLVAPPECRDCGFNGFDDPVNYPSRCPECKTERIDKPVFKIRSS; encoded by the coding sequence ATGGAAGACTCGAAGACTACAACCACACGCGAGAAGATAATCCGTATACTACGCCGCGAACCCGCGACAGCTGACGCGATCTCCGACGAGTTAGACATACCTGCGTCACAGGTCTACGACCACCTTGAACACATACGTAAGTCCCTCAGGTCGACCGACGAAACCCTCCTGGTCGCACCTCCCGAGTGCCGTGACTGTGGCTTCAACGGCTTCGACGACCCCGTCAACTACCCGTCGCGGTGTCCCGAATGTAAGACTGAGAGAATAGACAAACCCGTCTTCAAGATCAGGTCTTCTTGA
- a CDS encoding iron-containing alcohol dehydrogenase — MAEPDQSKYPDPSNGTRLVVSPGKIEIGRGAIQKIGEYADVYGSKALVVTTEDLYGFYGDQVVEILEDAGVETAVFDGVRPDPTVENIEDGYEVWEEEDCDVIVTLGGGSSIDTGKGIGIVASNEGEIRDFGVDKAGYEGVPKPTPPTISINTTAGTGSEATRSVVVTDESTSTKFLIVSKNVVPDVAIEDPEMTMSLPESHTAFTGIDALTHAIEAYVSVKSYSVPDNFAENAMERISNSLRKAWANGDDIEARTDMMIGQLQAGQAFTNSSVALVHGMARPLGAQLHIPHGLANGLILPYVIEFSAMAAPEKYAEIARIMGAADDDDTDMEAAKKASDAVMELCEDIKLTSYLDDFGEVPDRGEYVEVVPKMAQDAVDSGSPDNNPRKPSKEEIEDLFIKLYDDALASDSRRRTQ; from the coding sequence ATGGCAGAACCTGATCAGAGTAAGTACCCCGATCCGTCGAACGGCACGCGTCTCGTCGTCTCTCCCGGAAAGATAGAGATAGGGAGAGGAGCGATACAGAAGATAGGCGAGTACGCTGACGTCTACGGAAGCAAGGCTCTAGTCGTCACGACAGAGGATCTCTATGGCTTCTACGGCGATCAGGTCGTCGAGATACTCGAAGACGCCGGAGTCGAGACCGCTGTCTTCGACGGCGTAAGACCCGACCCGACTGTCGAGAACATAGAGGACGGCTACGAGGTATGGGAGGAAGAGGACTGTGACGTCATAGTCACTCTCGGCGGAGGATCGTCGATAGACACAGGAAAGGGAATCGGAATTGTCGCCTCGAACGAGGGTGAGATACGTGACTTCGGAGTCGACAAGGCGGGATACGAGGGAGTTCCCAAGCCCACACCTCCCACGATCTCGATCAACACGACAGCAGGTACGGGAAGTGAGGCGACGCGTTCGGTCGTCGTCACCGACGAGTCTACTTCTACGAAGTTCCTCATAGTCTCGAAGAACGTCGTTCCCGACGTCGCTATAGAAGACCCCGAGATGACGATGTCGCTCCCCGAGAGCCACACCGCCTTCACGGGAATAGACGCTCTGACTCACGCAATAGAGGCGTACGTCTCTGTCAAGTCGTACAGCGTCCCCGACAACTTCGCCGAGAACGCGATGGAGCGCATTTCGAACTCGCTCAGAAAGGCGTGGGCGAACGGAGACGACATAGAGGCGCGTACCGACATGATGATAGGACAGCTTCAGGCGGGACAGGCTTTCACCAACTCGTCTGTTGCACTCGTCCACGGAATGGCACGTCCCCTTGGAGCACAGCTACATATCCCCCACGGACTCGCCAACGGACTCATACTCCCGTACGTCATAGAGTTCTCCGCGATGGCGGCACCCGAGAAGTACGCCGAGATAGCACGTATCATGGGAGCGGCGGACGACGACGACACCGACATGGAAGCGGCTAAGAAGGCGAGCGACGCAGTCATGGAGCTGTGTGAGGACATCAAGCTCACTTCGTACCTCGACGACTTCGGTGAGGTTCCCGACCGCGGCGAGTACGTCGAGGTCGTTCCGAAGATGGCACAGGACGCCGTCGACTCGGGATCGCCCGACAACAACCCGAGGAAGCCCTCGAAGGAAGAGATAGAGGATCTCTTCATCAAGCTCTACGACGACGCTCTCGCTTCTGACAGCAGAAGACGTACCCAGTAG
- a CDS encoding phosphate-starvation-inducible PsiE family protein: MVELARTGRITEAREVVGLIDTALLLFIIVEVFMTVVAYSRDKPVIRIVVVSGMIAIGRKIITYRADKYATPTDALVTAAAYALLLGVLTGAFYLIRRHEMPDTAAV, encoded by the coding sequence ATAGTCGAGCTAGCCCGTACAGGACGTATCACAGAGGCACGTGAGGTCGTTGGTCTGATAGACACAGCCCTCCTTCTCTTCATCATAGTCGAGGTCTTCATGACAGTCGTAGCTTACAGCCGTGACAAGCCCGTGATACGTATAGTCGTCGTATCGGGCATGATAGCCATAGGACGGAAGATCATCACATACCGCGCCGACAAGTACGCTACTCCCACCGACGCCCTCGTCACAGCTGCAGCGTACGCTCTACTCCTCGGTGTTCTGACGGGCGCGTTCTACCTGATACGGAGACACGAGATGCCCGACACGGCGGCTGTATAG
- a CDS encoding extracellular solute-binding protein: MDDESYTRRRVLKVLGAGSMTGLAGCAGLTGGGGNGNESGSSSGSDEVEIPSLSSFRGSGALAEGRPAPGGTSIQDLPDLEGTLNLYIGGGEGGIYMEFVDMLQEIYPNFEVLPSSAGSASLAQTVVNEVKRGAPQADVFWSIDASSLSYVANNDAYEPLSDEVVSPVPESFRGSDNAWVGVAGRARSIPYNTNRLTEGDIPDKVMKFPDTDALRGNMGWAPTYGAFQSFVTAMRILEGREATRDWLVSMREAGTQRFSNEYVVSQQVADGALDAGFANHYYAMRVKNQRPDAPIDLAFTQGDAGALVNVAGALRIKGTQKDELVNNFVRHLLSSEAQEFFATVSFAYPMIEGVEPVGDLPTVDELSPPDIDLAKLSNLEPTLELMREAGVLG, translated from the coding sequence ATGGACGACGAGAGCTACACGAGACGGCGTGTTCTGAAGGTCTTGGGTGCGGGTTCTATGACGGGTCTCGCGGGGTGTGCGGGTCTGACGGGCGGAGGTGGTAACGGAAATGAGTCGGGGTCAAGTTCGGGTTCGGACGAGGTCGAGATACCCTCGCTGAGTAGCTTCAGGGGATCGGGAGCCCTAGCCGAGGGACGTCCCGCACCGGGAGGGACTTCGATACAGGATCTCCCTGACTTAGAAGGCACATTAAACCTATACATAGGCGGTGGAGAGGGGGGTATCTACATGGAGTTCGTCGATATGTTACAGGAGATCTACCCCAACTTCGAGGTTCTACCGAGCTCGGCGGGCTCTGCGTCGCTCGCACAGACGGTGGTCAACGAGGTCAAGAGGGGTGCTCCACAGGCTGACGTCTTCTGGTCTATCGACGCTAGCTCCCTGAGCTATGTGGCTAACAACGACGCCTACGAGCCACTCAGCGACGAGGTCGTGAGCCCGGTTCCCGAGAGCTTCAGAGGCTCCGACAACGCCTGGGTTGGTGTCGCGGGACGTGCGAGGAGCATACCGTACAACACCAACCGCCTGACTGAGGGCGACATTCCCGACAAGGTTATGAAGTTCCCCGACACAGACGCGCTCAGGGGAAACATGGGCTGGGCACCTACCTACGGAGCCTTCCAGTCGTTCGTGACAGCGATGAGAATACTCGAAGGACGTGAAGCCACACGTGACTGGCTCGTCTCGATGCGTGAGGCGGGCACACAGCGTTTCTCGAACGAGTACGTCGTCTCACAGCAGGTCGCCGACGGAGCCTTAGACGCCGGATTCGCCAACCATTACTACGCCATGAGGGTCAAGAACCAGAGACCCGACGCACCCATAGATCTCGCGTTCACACAGGGAGACGCTGGGGCTCTCGTCAACGTCGCGGGGGCTCTACGTATAAAGGGAACCCAGAAGGACGAACTCGTCAACAACTTCGTCCGCCATCTCCTCTCCTCGGAGGCTCAGGAGTTCTTCGCTACCGTGAGCTTCGCCTACCCCATGATAGAGGGGGTCGAGCCCGTCGGAGACCTGCCGACTGTCGACGAACTGAGTCCGCCGGATATCGACCTAGCCAAGCTCTCCAACCTCGAACCCACGCTCGAACTCATGAGGGAAGCCGGAGTTTTGGGATAG
- a CDS encoding alpha-1 4-glucan-protein synthase: MDSDICVVVPTIREYGCMRSYFENARQHGFDLSRLHVLLVTEDFCDTDGMERMLEEEGVSGEVFDSSRRDDWFSKHGVDEYSGLIPEASHAQTSFGLLYIWANDFDYCFFIDDDTLPNDGYDFFGRHLENLEFEGEITEVSSDESWVNVLYQSVDEKGLYPRGYPYSAMDEDVSTRTTEVDGVVASQGLWTNVPDLDAVRILMDGDLNGQAQTRTTSDDFGDDFVAARRNYLTVCSMNLAFDPEIIPAFYQLPMDDNPWEVGRFDDIWSGIFLKRACDVLDRRIYNGAPLCEHNKAPRSTFSDLQNEVAGLELNEHLWETVDSVGDDAESYEEVVEEIADALVEGDWDDLNNGEFLSYCGEYMHDWLDCLEDLSETTQTASV, from the coding sequence ATGGACTCTGACATCTGCGTGGTTGTTCCCACGATACGTGAGTACGGCTGTATGAGAAGCTACTTCGAGAACGCACGCCAACACGGCTTCGACCTCTCACGTCTCCACGTTCTACTCGTGACCGAGGACTTCTGTGACACCGACGGGATGGAGCGGATGCTCGAAGAAGAGGGGGTCTCGGGAGAGGTATTCGACAGTAGCCGGCGCGACGACTGGTTCTCCAAACACGGGGTCGACGAGTACTCGGGTCTGATACCTGAGGCTAGCCACGCACAGACGAGCTTCGGTCTCCTCTACATCTGGGCGAACGACTTCGACTACTGCTTTTTCATAGATGACGACACGTTGCCCAACGACGGCTACGACTTCTTCGGTCGGCATCTCGAAAACCTGGAGTTCGAGGGAGAGATCACCGAGGTCTCGTCGGACGAGAGCTGGGTCAACGTGCTGTATCAGAGCGTCGACGAGAAGGGTCTGTATCCCCGAGGCTACCCCTACTCAGCGATGGACGAGGACGTCTCGACCAGAACTACTGAGGTCGACGGAGTAGTCGCGTCACAGGGTCTCTGGACTAACGTACCCGACCTCGACGCCGTACGTATTCTGATGGACGGTGACCTCAACGGACAGGCACAGACACGTACCACGTCTGACGACTTCGGCGACGACTTCGTAGCGGCGCGCCGTAACTACCTCACGGTCTGTTCGATGAATCTCGCCTTCGATCCCGAGATAATACCCGCGTTCTACCAGCTTCCGATGGACGACAACCCGTGGGAGGTCGGCAGGTTCGACGACATCTGGTCGGGTATCTTCCTTAAACGCGCGTGTGACGTCCTCGACAGACGTATCTACAACGGTGCTCCGCTGTGTGAGCACAACAAGGCTCCGCGGTCGACCTTCAGCGACCTACAGAACGAGGTCGCGGGTCTCGAACTCAACGAGCATCTCTGGGAGACTGTCGACTCTGTCGGAGACGACGCTGAGTCGTACGAGGAGGTCGTCGAGGAGATCGCCGACGCACTCGTCGAGGGTGACTGGGACGACCTCAACAACGGCGAGTTCCTTAGCTACTGCGGTGAGTATATGCACGACTGGCTCGACTGCCTCGAAGACCTCTCCGAGACGACACAAACCGCAAGCGTTTAA